The following coding sequences lie in one Candidatus Nitrospira allomarina genomic window:
- a CDS encoding alkaline phosphatase D family protein, which translates to MNMWIIPGAPLNNGQGWRIWCSQKGEGSFVPPAIEVRQGGTMVPVHTEWKLLPPLSGLKRRMGIMSVRLQNTPPPEGALFEIQAGTNNDAEVQTFSWSTLPQNVTDKGVTFLFSSCFWQNNDRDGYYRAGMRELKILCQPHFKMLIGDQVYLDWPLYWDIADKEAIQLFGKRYRQYWEDEHYREVLQLNPNFITCDDHEYWNDYPEKQKHLIQAWDDSHRNTYGPVADELYYQYQQCLNPDEARWYSFGIDPVSFFITDTRSTRGECRDKGAGHFILDDQWKALEDWQQGLQGPGVLVLGQPLFQKDGNYKDHSLSNFKEDYARLWRVIERSLGGKNTQGMPHDILILSGDIHTGRYAEAHGPFPDAPYGVPEFIASPAAMISPGNTRPEAPPQRIRVKPNAQGDESVWNIDPQKNVEIMTIQNNVGIVRMFPGSQMGGTPRVRFELELWRLPAKRIELDWDEVPPPQGEGGPLECVFKKELLLR; encoded by the coding sequence ATGAATATGTGGATTATCCCCGGTGCGCCTCTCAATAATGGCCAAGGCTGGCGGATTTGGTGTTCGCAAAAAGGGGAAGGCAGTTTTGTTCCACCCGCTATTGAAGTGCGACAAGGTGGTACCATGGTCCCCGTTCACACTGAATGGAAGCTGTTGCCGCCATTATCAGGGCTGAAACGACGGATGGGGATAATGTCTGTGCGATTACAAAACACCCCGCCACCAGAAGGTGCACTTTTTGAGATCCAGGCTGGAACTAACAATGACGCCGAAGTTCAAACGTTTTCCTGGTCGACCCTTCCTCAGAACGTTACTGACAAAGGGGTCACGTTTCTCTTTTCCTCCTGTTTTTGGCAGAACAACGACCGGGATGGATATTACCGCGCAGGCATGAGGGAGTTGAAAATATTATGTCAGCCGCATTTTAAAATGCTGATTGGAGACCAAGTCTATCTTGACTGGCCCCTTTATTGGGATATTGCTGATAAGGAGGCGATTCAACTTTTTGGAAAACGATATCGGCAATATTGGGAAGACGAACATTACCGGGAAGTCCTTCAACTCAACCCAAATTTTATCACGTGTGATGATCACGAATATTGGAACGATTATCCTGAAAAGCAAAAACATCTGATTCAGGCATGGGATGATTCACATCGCAATACCTATGGTCCTGTTGCTGATGAACTCTATTATCAATACCAGCAATGCCTGAATCCTGATGAAGCCCGCTGGTATTCTTTTGGTATTGATCCCGTTTCTTTTTTTATTACCGATACCCGGTCCACACGGGGGGAGTGCCGCGACAAAGGAGCCGGACATTTCATTTTGGACGATCAATGGAAAGCATTAGAAGACTGGCAACAGGGGTTGCAGGGGCCTGGCGTGCTGGTATTAGGTCAACCTCTTTTTCAAAAAGACGGGAATTACAAAGATCATTCTTTATCCAATTTCAAGGAAGATTACGCCCGACTCTGGCGCGTGATTGAGCGGAGTTTAGGCGGAAAGAACACGCAGGGAATGCCACACGACATTTTGATCCTTTCGGGGGATATTCACACCGGCCGATATGCTGAAGCCCATGGTCCTTTCCCCGATGCGCCTTATGGCGTGCCGGAATTCATCGCCTCTCCCGCCGCGATGATTAGTCCGGGGAATACTCGACCGGAGGCGCCCCCTCAACGAATTCGGGTCAAGCCGAATGCCCAGGGCGATGAATCCGTCTGGAACATTGATCCACAGAAAAATGTCGAGATCATGACCATTCAGAACAATGTCGGTATTGTGCGGATGTTTCCCGGCAGCCAGATGGGAGGAACGCCTCGCGTGCGATTCGAGCTGGAATTGTGGCGGTTGCCGGCTAAACGCATAGAATTGGATTGGGATGAAGTCCCTCCTCCTCAAGGAGAAGGAGGTCCATTAGAGTGTGTCTTTAAGAAGGAGTTGCTGCTTCGTTAG
- a CDS encoding carbon-nitrogen hydrolase, producing MKIGLIQLACSTNPAENLERAVGKVGEAARNGAQVICLPELFRSQYFCQKEDTALFDLAESVPGPSTEALAKIAKSHRVTILVSLFERRTAGVYHNSIAVVDERGEIAGLYRKMHIPDDPAYYEKFYFTPGDRGFQGIKTTHAVVGPLICWDQWYPEGARMTALQGAEILFYPTAIGWHPKEKSEEGQAQRDAWMTIQRSHAIANGVFVVAVNRVGHEAPAGGDGLEFWGSSFVCDPFGVVLAQASIEKEDTLVVDIDLKRIEEVRRNWPFLRDRRIDAYGGITKRFMDESH from the coding sequence GTGAAAATCGGATTAATTCAATTGGCTTGCTCCACTAATCCTGCTGAGAATCTGGAGCGAGCAGTAGGGAAGGTCGGGGAAGCGGCGCGAAATGGGGCGCAGGTTATCTGTCTGCCTGAGTTGTTTCGCTCCCAATACTTTTGCCAGAAAGAGGATACCGCTCTGTTTGATTTGGCAGAATCCGTGCCGGGGCCTTCCACAGAGGCCTTAGCCAAAATTGCCAAATCCCATCGTGTGACGATTTTGGTGTCGTTGTTCGAGCGAAGGACGGCAGGAGTGTACCACAATTCCATTGCCGTGGTGGACGAGCGGGGAGAGATAGCCGGCCTGTATAGAAAGATGCACATTCCGGATGATCCTGCCTATTACGAAAAGTTTTATTTCACTCCTGGGGATCGGGGTTTTCAGGGGATCAAGACGACTCACGCTGTGGTTGGGCCGTTGATCTGTTGGGATCAATGGTATCCGGAAGGTGCGCGGATGACGGCCCTGCAGGGAGCGGAAATTTTATTTTACCCCACGGCCATTGGTTGGCATCCCAAAGAAAAATCAGAAGAGGGTCAGGCGCAACGCGATGCCTGGATGACGATCCAACGCAGTCATGCCATTGCGAACGGTGTGTTTGTGGTGGCCGTGAATCGTGTCGGTCATGAGGCTCCGGCCGGAGGTGATGGCCTGGAGTTTTGGGGTAGTTCGTTTGTCTGTGATCCTTTTGGGGTGGTGCTTGCGCAGGCGTCTATTGAGAAAGAAGACACGCTGGTGGTGGATATTGATCTCAAGCGCATTGAAGAAGTCCGCCGGAACTGGCCTTTTCTTCGCGATCGCCGCATTGATGCGTATGGGGGGATCACGAAGCGATTTATGGATGAGTCTCATTAA